A section of the Platichthys flesus chromosome 22, fPlaFle2.1, whole genome shotgun sequence genome encodes:
- the cpb2 gene encoding carboxypeptidase B2, with the protein MKTLVLLFIVLTVDKGYCTETGDQVLSITPTTQEQVDIVRNVSTQYETALWQPVSPEYIKEETTVHLFVPANSSGAVRGLLHKHAITHEVLLANTNELIEMQTKNDSSDPRSSSTFYDRYHSLEDIYYWIERITHDHPTTVKAILIGSSTEKRPLYALKLTLNNRPNKKAMWIDCGIHAREWIAPAFCLWFVQYSLSYYNINQDITRILDNMDVYVLPVMNPDGYEFTWTTNRMWRKNRSVSRNSNCIGVDLNRNFDANWCTEGASHDPCSEIYCGAFPESEPESEAVANFLRNHKNSVQFYLSIHSYSQMLLFPYSCTLEEAENHRDLLEMAREAAQKIQRHYRNIYKYGAGGKTIYLAPGGSDDWAYNLGIKYSFTFELQDRGSYGFLLPPSQIARACNEALIAVKTIALKVIEKTQDPTDSPRAA; encoded by the exons ATGAAGACTCTAGTGCTTCTGTTTATAGTTTTGACTGTGGATAAAGGCTACTGCACAGAAACCGG AGATCAAGTTCTGTCTATCACCCCAACAACACAGGAGCAAGTGGACATAGTGAGGAACGTGTCCACTCAGTATGAG ACAGCTTTATGGCAGCCGGTTTCACCTGAGTACATCAAGGAAGAGACGACAGTCCACCTGTTTGTCCCTGCAAACAGCTCAGGGGCCGTCAGGGGCCTGCTACACAAACACGCCATCACACACGA GGTTTTACTGGCCAACACCAACGAGTTGATCGAGATGCAGACGAAGAACGACTCCTCAGACCCTCGAAGCAGCTCAACTTTCTATGATAGATATCACAGTCTGGAGGAC ATCTATTATTGGATAGAAAGGATCACACACGACCACCCCACCACGGTCAAAGCTATTCTCATTGGCTCCTCAACTGAAAAGCGACCACTGTATGCTCTAAAG TTAACTCTAAATAACAGACCTAACAAGAAAGCAATGTGGATCGACTGTGGAATCCACGCCAGAGAGTGGATCGCTCCTGCTTTCTGCTTATGGTTCGTGCAATAT TCTTTGTCATATTACAATATAAACCAGGACATTACCAGAATACTGGACAACATGGACGTCTATGTGTTGCCCGTCATGAACCCTGATGGATACGAGTTCACGTGGACGACA aaCAGGATGTGGAGGAAGAACCGCTCCGTCAGCAGAAACAGCAACTGCATCGGAGTCGACCTCAACAGGAACTTTGACGCCAACTGGTGCA CTGAGGGGGCGTCTCATGACCCCTGCTCCGAGATCTACTGCGGCGCCTTCCCCGAGTCGGAGCCTGAGTCGGAGGCCGTGGCCAACTTCCTGCGCAACCACAAGAATTCGGTCCAGTTCTACCTCTCCATCCACTCCTACTCTCAGATGCTGCTCTTCCCGTACTCCTGCACCTTGGAGGAAGCGGAGAACCACAGGGACCTG CTTGAGATGGCCCGAGAAGCTGCCCAGAAAATCCAAAGACATTACAGGAACATCTATAAATATGGTGCTGGAGGAAAGACAATAT ACCTGGCTCCTGGGGGTTCTGACGACTGGGCGTACAACCTCGGCATCAAATACTCCTTCACGTTTGAGCTGCAGGACCGCGGGAGTTACGGCTTCCTCCTGCCACCCTCTCAGATTGCCAGGGCCTGCAATGAAGCTCTGATCGCTGTGAAGACCATCGCTCTGAAGGTTATTGAGAAAACACAAGATCCCACAGATTCTCCTCGAGCTGCCTGA
- the alg11 gene encoding GDP-Man:Man(3)GlcNAc(2)-PP-Dol alpha-1,2-mannosyltransferase encodes MSGHDQLVHCLCELTGLLWKLLLPLVFLCALLIAVLVLLVLAVRLWLQSNRNARRARDNRPTVAFFHPYCNAGGGGERVLWCAIRSLQNRYADINVVVYTGDQGVTGPQILDGAQRRFNIVLPRPVHFVFLRHRLLVEPGLFPHFTLLGQSVGSIFLGWEALTEFVPDLYIDSMGYAFTLPLFRYLGGCSVGSYVHYPTVSTDMLSVVRERNPRFNNPDYVTNNLFLSAFKVVYYCLFALLYGMAGSCSDLIMVNSSWTLDHILSLWRAPNRTHVVYPPCDVSGFLDIPLEEDGDKKRHSIVSVGQFRPEKDHRLQIRAFKKVLDGRRAGAGGREELKLVLVGGCRNQEDEDRVLMLRGLCQELGVGDQVEFKLNVTFQELKSEMGEATIGLHTMWNEHFGIGVVECMAAGKVILAHKTGGPKLDIVVPFEGGQTGFLAEDEDSYAEAIERILAMTPASRLELRRNARQSVARFSDQEFDACFLAAMEPLMGTLER; translated from the exons ATGTCGGGCCACGATCAGCTGGTCCACTGCCTGTGCGAGTTAACCGG CTTGCTGTGGAAGTTGCTGCTGCCCCTGGTGTTCCTGTGTGCGCTGCTGATCGCGgtcctggtgctgctggtgctggccGTGCGTCTGTGGCTGCAGAGCAACAGGAATGCTCGGCGGGCGAGAGACAACCGTCCGACCGTGGCCTTCTTCCACCCATACTGCAATGCCGGCggtgggggggagagggtgCTCTGGTGCGCCATCAGATCACTACAGAACAG ATATGCAGACATCAACGTGGTGGTGTACACGGGGGACCAGGGTGTGACGGGCCCGCAGATTCTGGACGGGGCGCAGCGTCGCTTCAACATCGTGCTCCCGCGGCCGGTTCACTTCGTTTTCCTGAGGCACCGACTGCTGGTGGAGCCCGGCCTGTTTCCTCACTTCACCCTTCTGGGACAGAGCGTCGGCTCCATTTTCCTGGGGTGGGAGGCGCTGACGGAGTTCGTCCCGGACCTTTACATCGACTCCATGGGCTACGCCTTCACGCTGCCCTTGTTTCGTTACTTGGGAGGCTGCAGCGTGGGGAGCTACGTTCACTACCCCACCGTCAGCACTGACATGCTGTCTGTAGTGAGGGAGAGGAACCCCAg GTTCAACAACCCAGACTACGTCACCAACAATCTGTTCCTGAGTGCCTTCAAGGTGGTCTACTACTGCCTCTTCGCCCTGCTCTACGGCATGGCCGGCTCCTGCAGTGACCTCATCATGGTCAACTCCTCCTGGACCCTCGACCACATCCTTTCACTGTGGCGCGCGCCCAACCGCACCCACGTGGTCTACCCGCCCTGCGACGTCAGCGGCTTCCTGGACATCCcgctggaggaggacggagacaagAAGCGGCACTCGATCGTCTCCGTCGGGCAGTTCCGGCCCGAGAAGGACCACCGGCTGCAGATCAGAGCCTTCAAGAAGGTGCTGGACGGGAGGAGGGCGGGCGCGGGGGGCAGGGAGGAGCTGAAGCTGGTTCTGGTCGGTGGGTGCAGGAACCAGGAGGATGAGGACAGGGTGCTCATGCTGAGGGGGCTGTGCCAGGAGCTGGGTGTAGGTGACCAGGTGGAGTTCAAGCTGAATGTGACCTTCCAGGAGCTGAAGAGCGAGATGGGGGAAGCCACCATCGGACTTCACACCATGTGGAACGAACACTTTGGAATAG GCGTTGTGGAGTGCATGGCAGCAGGGAAGGTCATTCTCGCCCACAAGACCGGCGGCCCCAAGCTGGACATCGTAGTACCTTTCGAGGGCGGCCAGACGGGCTTCCTGGCCGAAGACGAGGACAGCTACGCCGAGGCGATAGAGAGGATCCTGGCCATGACCCCCGCCAGCCGGCTGGAGCTCAGACGCAACGCCCGCCAGTCGGTGGCTCGCTTCTCAGATCAGGAGTTCGACGCCTGCTTCCTCGCTGCTATGGAGCCGCTGATGGGAACGCTGGAacgatga
- the spp2 gene encoding secreted phosphoprotein 24, with product MRSLVLLLVLLQTLGASGGRRHNSERSNRGLAAAVAGLNSVYDASHLYRATRSSVKKVVPVGLNTDDLLMVFTVKETQCVNTSGSDPQTCAFQRGFHVPSFTCSSRVRVFPTSARVESLRCRKDSSSSSESSSSSSEEMSSRGRHQFNVPFENRVPAPSAAPSVAPSAPPPPPPDETVEEQPGRGDTFSNFLV from the exons ATGAGGTCACTCGTGCTCCTCTTGGTCCTGCTGCAGACTCTGGGGGCCTCAG GCGGGCGGCGGCACAACTCCGAGCGGTCCAACAGAGGCCTCGCAGCCGCTGTGGCAGGGCTCAACTCCGTGTATGACGCCAGCCATCTTTACCGGGCGACCCGCAGCTCTGTCAAAAAG GTTGTTCCCGTGGGCCTGAACACCGATGACCTGCTGATGGTGTTCACCGTTAAAGAGACGCAGTGTGTGAACACGTCCGGGAGTGACCCGCAGACGTGTGCCTTCCAACGGGGATTCCATGTG CCCTCGTTCACCTGCTCCAGTCGGGTGAGGGTGTTCCCCACCTCGGCCCGGGTGGAGTCTCTGAGATGTCGAAAggacagcagctccagctcagagtccagctccagctccagtgaggag ATGTCCTCAAGAGGGAGACACCAGTTCAATGTCCCATTTGAAAACAGAG TCCCAGCTCCGTCTGCAGCTCCTTCTGTAGCTccttctgcacctcctcctcctcctcctgacgaGACTGTGGAGGAGCAACCCGGACGAGGAGACACTTTCAGCAACTTCCTGGTGTGA